The Xenopus tropicalis strain Nigerian chromosome 7, UCB_Xtro_10.0, whole genome shotgun sequence genome includes a region encoding these proteins:
- the LOC116412463 gene encoding steroidogenic acute regulatory protein-like: MLPATLKLCCGISQEHLRKLTGLQRTAVGAFGKEISKFKLNLSYSYLQDISYSAQRTFFWTFGRKMSTSYKEKRLSTLQMNYMNQAESTLHNALSILNQQEGWKAEPHQGNGEWICSKRVPNIGKVFRAEAVIDAPPEHIYTLLFEKIEQMDEWNPGISKVQILQKIGSDTLLTREVTSEIPINLISQRDFVSVRHCCRKGASFYLIGTSTDSELMPPQRGIIRGEAGLTFIVLRPLDSDNKKTQLTWILSIDLKGWVPRALSDQALSKSQVDFITHLRNHLSFSEKKLFVAS, encoded by the exons ATGCTTCCTGCAACGCTGAAACTCTGCTGCGGGATCTCCCAGGAGCATCTCAGGAAACTTACTG gCCTGCAAAGGACAGCAGTGGGGGCTTTTGGTAAAGAAATATCAAAGTTTAAACTGAATTTATCCTATAGCTACTTACAAGATATTTCATATTCTGCGCAAAGAACCTTTTTCTGGACATTTG GAAGGAAAATGAGTACATCCTACAAAGAGAAAAGATTGTCCACCTTACAGATGAACTATATGAATCAAGCAGAAAGCACGCTCCACAACGCTTTGTCAATATTAAACCAGCAAGAAGGCTGGAAGGCTGAGCCCCATCAG GGAAATGGAgagtggatttgcagcaaaagaGTCCCAAACATAGGCAAAGTGTTTCGTGCCGAGGCTGTTATAGACGCACCGCCTGAACACATCTACACACTTCTCTTTGAAAAGATTGAACAGATGGATGAATGGAACCCTGGCATCAGCAAAGTGCAG ATCCTTCAAAAAATTGGGAGCGACACCCTTTTGACAAGAGAAGTAACATCAGAGATTCCCATAAATCTGATTAGCCAAAGAGACTTTGTTAGTGTACGACACTGCTGCAGAAAGGGCGCATCATTCTATCTCATTGGAACTTCAACAGATTCTGAACTGATGCCCCCGCAAAGAGGAATTATAAG AGGTGAAGCGGGACTGACTTTTATTGTTCTCCGACCCCTTGATTCagacaataaaaaaacacaattgaccTGGATTTTAAGCATAGACCTCAAG GGCTGGGTTCCCAGAGCTCTAAGTGACCAAGCATTGTCAAAGTCTCAGGTTGATTTTATCACGCACCTACGGAATCACCTCTCTTTctcagaaaaaaaactatttgttgCCAGCTGA